GTCTGCACTTTTAAGGTGCTTATCTCTCATTTCAACGCCTGTATTGATTGAATTGGCGTCAGCTGTGAAATCGAAAGTTGCATTATCCAGCGTGTTTCCTTTGGTAATCACTTTTCCTGTGAAAGTATCAAATCTCCCCTGCACGAAGCTGATCCCCATGTGCTTGATGTTGAAATTTACAGAAGAGTGCATCGGATCAACAATCCAGCTGTTTTGTGCAAAACTTACTGTGCTTAATAAAGCAAAAACGAAAGTTAAAAATATCTTTTTCATTATATAAATAGTATTGTTTGAATGGTTCAAAGGTAAAACAAGCCTGAGAATCTCATCTTGATCTATGTTATTTTTTTGATTTTGTCATAATTATTTTTGAATACAACACATGATACAAATAGATAATAAAAAAAGTAATCGCAGAATTTATATAAATGAATAAACTGAAGACATTTACTTCTTTAGTTCCAAAAGGATTAAAACCTGATAACATTAAACAAATCAGATAAATAATTTCAAACAAAACTGCAATTCTTGAAATAGAATAGTAACTCTTTTTAAATATCATAACTGTTATAAAAGCAACTACAGAAACAAGACAACATTCTATAAGGATTAAAAAAAGATGCATCCCAAAGCTTCCATCATGGATATTGAGTAAGTATAAAACTAATATGCTTAATAAAAAATTAATAAAGGTCATCAACACAAAAACCTGAGCACTTTTAAGTAAAATATTTTTCATGCCTGAAAGTAAGAAAAATTCAAAAAAAATTTTGAACTTCGCGATATGGCAAAACTAAAAACAGCATATTTCTGTCAAAACTGCGGAACCCAGTATCCACAATGGATGGGGCAATGTAAAAACTGTGGCGAATGGAATACTTTGGTGGAAGAAGTCGTGGAAAAAACGTCGTCTAAAACTCCGCCTTTCTCAAAAACGAAACAAAATGTCATCAACATTATTGAAGTTGAAACCAATGAAGAACCCAGAATAAAAACTCCTTCCGAGGAACTGAACCGGGTTTTAGGCGGCGGAATTGTCTTAGGCTCCGTAACGCTGATCGGCGGCGAACCGGGAATTGGGAAATCTACCCTTTTGCTTCAGCTGGCCTTGAAAATGAAGAAAAAAATCTTCTATGTTTCAGGGGAAGAAAGTGCTTCACAAATCAAAATGAGAGCCGACCGACTGACGGATGTTCAGAATCCCAACTGTTTTCTTTTTACAGAAACCAATCTTGAAAAAATTCTTCACGAAGCGAAAAAGCTGGAACCTGATTTTGTCATTATCGATTCTATTCAGACCTTGCAGTCTCAGCTGATTGAAAGTTCTCCGGGAACGGTTTCCCAGATCAGAGAATGCTCCAACGAGATCATTAAATACGCCAAAGAAAACAGCGTTCCTGTATTTTTGGTAGGTCACATCACGAAAGACGGACAGATTGCCGGACCAAAAGTATTGGAACACATGGTAGATGTTGTTTTGAATTTTGATGGTGATAGAAACCACCTTTTCAGATTGCTGAGAGCCAATAAAAACCGTTTCGGATCGACTTCTGAGATTGGAATTTATGAGATGATCTCGCAGGGTCTAAAGGAAATCAGAAATCCTTCTGAAATTTTAATTACTAAAAAATTTGAAGAGCTTTCCGGAAACTCCGTTGCCGTAACTTTGGAAGGAAACCGACCTATGTTATTGGAAATTCAGGCATTGGTAAGTACGGCAGTTTACGGAACTCCGCAAAGAAGTTCTACCGGCTTTGATGCTAAAAGGCTGAATATGCTTTTGGCTGTTCTGGAAAAAAGAGCAGGTTTTCAGTTGGGTGCAAAAGACGTTTTCCTAAATATAACGGGAGGAATTAAAACCGATGATCCTGCACTGGACTTGGCGGTTGTAGCATCTATTCTTTCATCTAATGAAGATATTGCAATTTCTGAGCATTATTGTTTTGCAGGAGAAATTGGACTGAGTGGAGAGATCCGTCCGATTGCACAGGCTGAACAGAGAATTACCGAAGCTGAAAAATTAGGTTATGAGAAAATTTTCATTTCCAATTTAAATAAACTTCCGAAGAAAAAATTTGGAATAAAAATTGAGGAAGTCAGTAAGATTGAAGATTTTCACGACAGACTTTTTTAAACCATGAAAAACAGCATTTTAGAATATTATAATCATCTCGCAAAAACCTATGACGAAAATCGTTTCGGAAATTCTTACGGGAAATATATTGATCAGCAGGAAAGAAAATTTTTAACTTCTTTTTTTCATGATAAAAAATATTCTAAAGTGCTGGATCTGGGTTGCGGAACCGGAAGATTATTAAATTTTGCCACTCACGGAACAGATTTCAGTGAGGAAATGCTTTCCGTAGCCCAACAAAAACATCCTGAAAAAATTATAGAAAGAGGAGAAATCTCAGGAATTCCGTTTGAGGATACATTCGATTGTATTTTTTGTTTTCATGTGATCATGCATCAGAATAAGCAGGATACTATATCTTTTTTACATGAATGTTATCGTAAATTAACCCATAACGGAACTTTAATTTTTGATTATCCTACCAAAGCGAGAAGTAAAAACATTTCTCCACAGGAAGACTGGCATGCAAACAATAGTTTTACCCTTTCAGAAATTTCTGAGCTTTCAAAAGATCAGTTTACCATAAAAAATACAGCAGGAGTTTTACTATTTCCCATTCATCGGTTTCCGAAAAGTATACGAAAATATTTTTTACCGTTAGACGTATTTTTATGTAAAACGTTCCTTAAAAAGTACGTTTCTTATCACATTGTTGTTTTAGAAAAAATATGAAACAGCAACTGAAAAAATGGCTACCTCATCGTTGGAAACTGCAATTAAAACTGTTGCAGCGTTATTTTGACGAAAAGAAGAATCAATACGTTTACCCTAAAAATTATCTTTCAGAAAATATTGGTGAATACAGAATTGAGCTTCAACAAATTATTAAAAAAGGAAATTTTCATGAAAATAAAGTTCATAATCTAAAGATTGTTGGCAACAAGATCCATCACTTAGTTATTCAGCCGAATGAAGTTTTTTCTTTCTGGAAACTGATCGGCAAACCAAGTGAAAAAAATCATTTTAAAGAAGGAAGAAATTTAATTAATAATCATATTTCAAGTGATTTCGGAGGCGGAATTTGTCAGTTTTCCTCCATTTTATATTTTCTGGCGTTGCAATCTGGTTTGAAAATCATTGAACGGTTTCCGCATTCTGTTGATATTTACAAAGAAAATGAACGCTTTACGCCTTTGGGTTCTGATTGTACAGTGGTTTACGGTTATAAAGATCTTCAGATTCAGAATTTGTTTTCTTTTCCGATTCAGTTGAAATGTGTTGTCAGTGATGATGAACTTCAGCTTCGTTTAATTTCTCAGAACAAAATTGAGAAGAATTTGATTCATTTTAATTATTCTGAAATTGAAAAAGGAGTTTGGGTTGAGACTTTTTGTAATGATAAAATTTTGTTCAAGAATTTTTATTTGAGATTTTAAATCTTGTTTTTTCTGTTTTTTAATACTATGCTTAGATTCCTTCGGGATGAAAAACTTGATGTATAGATAGTAGGTATTTTTTCTACTTCTCGATACGATTTTTTTCAAAAACCTACTCGAACTGACGGAATGTGTTTACTATAACGGGTTTTCAAAATTGAGATCGATTGATTTAAATTCAATTAAAAAAATCACTAAAGTTTGAAATAAATTATTTACATTTATTATACCAAATCATTAAACTTTAGTACACATGAAAACAAAATTTATTATCCTTGTGATTTGCTGCTTTAATGTATTGTCAGCTCAAATCAATGTATTTCAAAATTCAGTAAACGAAGCAGGTTTAAATTCTAATCAAAAGATTACCAAAGAATTGGCTTCAAATTATCTTTCAACGAAATATTACATTCAACCCGCTTTCAAATTAGATTCAGATTTGAAAATCAATCTTCCTAACAAGAAGCAGATCACGGCAAAATTTGAAAAATTGTTCACCTACGGAAACAAAAGTGAATCGTATGTTTACTCCATTGAAAACGAACCTGAATCGGAATTAGTTTTATCAAAATATGATCATATTGTAACCGGAATGTATGCTCCAGTTTCCGGAGAAAAAGTAATGTTTCACCAGACGAATGGAGACGTATTTGCTTTGTCGCTGGTAAGTGATCAGAAAATTTTAGATCAAGATTCCAGAGACGATTCTGTTTTAGATTCTACCCTTCCTGAATATGCTGGTAAAGCAAATACCAATGTTTGTCTTAGCACAACTCCGGTTTGCTCTGCTTCAAGAGTAGATGTGATGGTGGTGTATACTTCGGCGGCGAGAACGGCTTGGGGCGGCGTTTCGCAAAGTAACTCCTTTATTGCGACTGCAATTACCAATTTCAATACTTCTCTTATTAATTCCGGAGTGTCGAATGTGAATATTAATCTGGTTTATTCAGGTGAAATTGCCTATACCGAACCAGGAAACATCAGTACAGATTTAACGAGATTAAGAACGAATAACGACGGATATATGGACAATGTTCATACCTTAAGAACCACTTACGGTGCCGATCTTGTGGCTTTGGTGACAGGAACACCGACGAACACCTGCGGTTTGGGTTACGTGAATACAAGCCCGACCAATTATAGCGGTAGCAGCGGATTTTGTGTAAGCCTTTATAATTGCGCCGTTTCCAACTATTCTTTGGCTCATGAATTGGGTCACAATATGGGATTACAACATGACTGGTACGTGAATACAAGCACTTCGCCTTGTAGCCATCATCACGGATATGTAAACAGAACAGCGATTAATCTGGGAACTTCAAGCACGTCTTCTCAACGTTGGAGAACGATTATGGCGTATAATGATGAATGTTCTTCCAAAGGGATCAGCTGTACAAGGGTTAACCGTTGGGCCAATCCTGCGGTGAATTATAATTCTGAACCTACAGGAATTGCCATTGGAAACACCAATCCGTCTAACGAAGCCTATGGTTTTGCCCGTTTTGCGTGTGTAGTTTCGAACTTTATGCCGGCGGTGGCTGCGGACGCTTTAGTCTTATCTACAAATGAACTTGCTAAAAATTCAAAAGGATTTACGATCTATCCGAATCCGGCTAAAGAAATCATCAATATTTCGACTGCAGACGATAAAAAATATATGTTTACGATAGTTAATTCAGCGGGGCAGAACGTCATTACTACTTCTGAAACGAGTATTAACATCAGAAATCTGAATTCAGGAGGTTATTTCCTGAACATTTATGATGAAAAAGGAAATCTGATAGAAAATAAAAAATTCATTGTTAAATAATTTTCATAACATTTTACTCATTAAATCCCCTGAATATACCTTAATTTGTTCAGGGGATTTTTCAATTTTAAGCCTTATCTTGTGGTATGAATTATTTAGCACATTCTTTTCTGACTTTCACAGACGGACAAATTGTTGGTCAGTTCCTGGAAGATTTTATAAAAAACAGAGATCGCTTTTCTTTTCCGAAAGATATTCAGGATGGTATTACACTACATCGTGCGATTGATACATTTACCGATTCTCATCCCGCCATTCATGAAGCGAAAAAAGTTTTTTCACCGCTGGTAAGATTGTATGCCGGGGCTTTTGTGGATGTTTCGATGGATTATTTTGTGGCAAATGATCTTAGTTTACATTCGTTGGCGGAATGGAAAGCCCATTCTTTAAAAGTATATCGAGTCTTGAATGAACATCAGCAATATCTTCCAGAAAATTTTAAAAATATGCTGATAAGAATGGAAGGTGATGACTGGCTGTATAATTATCGTAATGACCGCGGCATAAAATTCAGCATGCAGAATGTGTTGAATAAGGCTAAATATTTAGAAAAAGATATTCCGGTTTTTGAGGCATTTTTAAACAATAAAGATATTTTACAACAATGCTATGATGATTTCTTTCCTGATCTGCTGGATCATGCAAAAGGGGTAAATGCATTGCTTCAAATGGAAAATTAATTCCACAAAAAAAGCATCCACCGTGGTGAATGCTTTGGGAATATAGGAAATTTGTGTTATTAGAATTTTTGCCTGAATAGAGTAGATTAATTATTTTTTAGCTTCTACTTTCTCCAGTCTTGCTTTTAATTCATCGATTTGAGTTTGCTGCTCTTTGATTAATTCCTGCTGCTGTTGTACAGCTTTTGTAAGAACTACCGTCATTTCCGCATAGTTTACTCCAAGGGTTTTCATTTCGTCATTGGCTGTAGTTACCAATTCCGGCATAGCAGCCTGAATTTCCTGGGCTACAAATCCCACTTTTTTATCTTTGCTTAAACGCTCGTCTTTGTATTTATAATTAATAGTTCTTAATTTTAATAATTCATTCAAACCATAGCCGTTATCCACGATATCTTTTTTAATTCTGATATCCGAAGGCGTTACCGTTCCTGATGCTAAGATATTTCCGATCACGTGAAGTTTTTCTGTTGGAGCTGTAGTTCCTATCCCAACTCTTCCTGAATTGTTATCTGTCATATACATCAATTCATTAAGGGTAGTTCCTACGCTAAAAGAAAGGTATTTTCCTGTACCTGCTGTACCGGTACTTGTATCTCCAAAATTAATTCTGGCAACCGACCCTCCTCCAATTGAAGAAGAAGATCTTACGTTTATCCCAAAATTATCATTTCTGTTACCATAACCTAAACCATCCTGACCTATGTTAATATCAATGGCATTTTTGGTTACTCCTGTAGTTACCGCAGCGTTAAAGTAACTTGCCCCTTCTACATGTAGCTTTCTAGTAGGCGCTGTAGAGCCAATTCCAAAGTTACCAGTAGTGGCTAGGGTCATATGTTCAACCCCCTGCGTTCCAAAGGCTAATCTTCCGTTAGAACGATTATCAAGATAAGCTTTAACACCTGCCCCGAAGATCGCGGAACCATTATCTACCCCCAGATATACCGAACCTGTACCTGTTCCAACACTAACATCCATTCTGCTACTTGCTCCTGTATTTGTATTGGTAAAAGCTGAACGTTGAAAGCCATTATTATTTGTCTGTACAGAAAAGGTTCCCGTAGTTGAACTAAAAGTAAGATTATTGGCTCCTAAAGTTGCTATTCTGTTCCCGGTAAGAGAGCCGTCTGAATTATAAATATTCACATTTGTTCCTGTTCCCACCGTTTGCCACGTTGCTACACCACTGGCATCTGAAGTTAAAACTTTACCGGCTGCCTGATTACCATCTACTACTTTAAGTGCAGCAACAGGAGCTGCAGAGGTTCCACCTGAGTTTACATCGAGCTTAACTGATGGATTGGTAGTACCAATACCTACATTTCCAAGAGGATCTATACGCATTTTTTCTCCGTTAGAAGTGTTAAAAACTAAATCAGTAAGAGTTGTTGCACCATCACCACGATATGCTGATACAATAGAGGAATACGCACTTGAACCGCTTTGTATCTTACTTCCAAAATATAAGCTACCCGCAATATCACCTGCTAAAAGGTTAGTAGGAGCAGCTTCTGTACCTCTCGCGGACAATAAAAATATTGCAGGATTAGTGGAGGTTCCAAAGCCTCTGAAATAATAATCATTTCCTTGGGTATTTCCAATATTATCCGAAACAACATCAAATCTCCCTATCGGAGCACCTGTACCAACACCTACTCTAGAATTTGCCCCATCCACGGAA
The sequence above is a segment of the Chryseobacterium sp. MYb264 genome. Coding sequences within it:
- a CDS encoding class I SAM-dependent methyltransferase gives rise to the protein MKNSILEYYNHLAKTYDENRFGNSYGKYIDQQERKFLTSFFHDKKYSKVLDLGCGTGRLLNFATHGTDFSEEMLSVAQQKHPEKIIERGEISGIPFEDTFDCIFCFHVIMHQNKQDTISFLHECYRKLTHNGTLIFDYPTKARSKNISPQEDWHANNSFTLSEISELSKDQFTIKNTAGVLLFPIHRFPKSIRKYFLPLDVFLCKTFLKKYVSYHIVVLEKI
- the radA gene encoding DNA repair protein RadA, with the protein product MAKLKTAYFCQNCGTQYPQWMGQCKNCGEWNTLVEEVVEKTSSKTPPFSKTKQNVINIIEVETNEEPRIKTPSEELNRVLGGGIVLGSVTLIGGEPGIGKSTLLLQLALKMKKKIFYVSGEESASQIKMRADRLTDVQNPNCFLFTETNLEKILHEAKKLEPDFVIIDSIQTLQSQLIESSPGTVSQIRECSNEIIKYAKENSVPVFLVGHITKDGQIAGPKVLEHMVDVVLNFDGDRNHLFRLLRANKNRFGSTSEIGIYEMISQGLKEIRNPSEILITKKFEELSGNSVAVTLEGNRPMLLEIQALVSTAVYGTPQRSSTGFDAKRLNMLLAVLEKRAGFQLGAKDVFLNITGGIKTDDPALDLAVVASILSSNEDIAISEHYCFAGEIGLSGEIRPIAQAEQRITEAEKLGYEKIFISNLNKLPKKKFGIKIEEVSKIEDFHDRLF
- a CDS encoding VanW family protein produces the protein MKQQLKKWLPHRWKLQLKLLQRYFDEKKNQYVYPKNYLSENIGEYRIELQQIIKKGNFHENKVHNLKIVGNKIHHLVIQPNEVFSFWKLIGKPSEKNHFKEGRNLINNHISSDFGGGICQFSSILYFLALQSGLKIIERFPHSVDIYKENERFTPLGSDCTVVYGYKDLQIQNLFSFPIQLKCVVSDDELQLRLISQNKIEKNLIHFNYSEIEKGVWVETFCNDKILFKNFYLRF
- a CDS encoding tail fiber domain-containing protein, yielding MKFKNVYSLAAFFLVSAGLSAQVGINTPNPQATLDIVGNGNSTTVKDGLMPPRLSKQQLAAKVAGTYGTAQMGTLVYITDVAAPSGTTPSISQVSLINTPGYHQFDGTQWKAVSHDDVNIYNSDGNLTGNRIVTQAANTLAFRGGAVNAFSVNNAAGTSSILSVDGANSRVGVGTGAPIGRFDVVSDNIGNTQGNDYYFRGFGTSTNPAIFLLSARGTEAAPTNLLAGDIAGSLYFGSKIQSGSSAYSSIVSAYRGDGATTLTDLVFNTSNGEKMRIDPLGNVGIGTTNPSVKLDVNSGGTSAAPVAALKVVDGNQAAGKVLTSDASGVATWQTVGTGTNVNIYNSDGSLTGNRIATLGANNLTFSSTTGTFSVQTNNNGFQRSAFTNTNTGASSRMDVSVGTGTGSVYLGVDNGSAIFGAGVKAYLDNRSNGRLAFGTQGVEHMTLATTGNFGIGSTAPTRKLHVEGASYFNAAVTTGVTKNAIDINIGQDGLGYGNRNDNFGINVRSSSSIGGGSVARINFGDTSTGTAGTGKYLSFSVGTTLNELMYMTDNNSGRVGIGTTAPTEKLHVIGNILASGTVTPSDIRIKKDIVDNGYGLNELLKLRTINYKYKDERLSKDKKVGFVAQEIQAAMPELVTTANDEMKTLGVNYAEMTVVLTKAVQQQQELIKEQQTQIDELKARLEKVEAKK
- a CDS encoding acyl carrier protein phosphodiesterase; translation: MNYLAHSFLTFTDGQIVGQFLEDFIKNRDRFSFPKDIQDGITLHRAIDTFTDSHPAIHEAKKVFSPLVRLYAGAFVDVSMDYFVANDLSLHSLAEWKAHSLKVYRVLNEHQQYLPENFKNMLIRMEGDDWLYNYRNDRGIKFSMQNVLNKAKYLEKDIPVFEAFLNNKDILQQCYDDFFPDLLDHAKGVNALLQMEN
- a CDS encoding zinc-dependent metalloprotease — protein: MKTKFIILVICCFNVLSAQINVFQNSVNEAGLNSNQKITKELASNYLSTKYYIQPAFKLDSDLKINLPNKKQITAKFEKLFTYGNKSESYVYSIENEPESELVLSKYDHIVTGMYAPVSGEKVMFHQTNGDVFALSLVSDQKILDQDSRDDSVLDSTLPEYAGKANTNVCLSTTPVCSASRVDVMVVYTSAARTAWGGVSQSNSFIATAITNFNTSLINSGVSNVNINLVYSGEIAYTEPGNISTDLTRLRTNNDGYMDNVHTLRTTYGADLVALVTGTPTNTCGLGYVNTSPTNYSGSSGFCVSLYNCAVSNYSLAHELGHNMGLQHDWYVNTSTSPCSHHHGYVNRTAINLGTSSTSSQRWRTIMAYNDECSSKGISCTRVNRWANPAVNYNSEPTGIAIGNTNPSNEAYGFARFACVVSNFMPAVAADALVLSTNELAKNSKGFTIYPNPAKEIINISTADDKKYMFTIVNSAGQNVITTSETSINIRNLNSGGYFLNIYDEKGNLIENKKFIVK